One genomic region from Eptesicus fuscus isolate TK198812 chromosome 4, DD_ASM_mEF_20220401, whole genome shotgun sequence encodes:
- the OSMR gene encoding oncostatin-M-specific receptor subunit beta isoform X3: MAPVAVFQATFLLAWLPLSTYQSEVLSEPLSLNVSINSTQQSLQLQWSVHTLTHQELKMAFQIEISRINKSNVIWVENYSTTVQQNQTLGWTWESELPLECATHFVRIRGKEDDPRMPQRRSWSSWSSWVEADAQSLLGPSPLLVFPEEKLVEEGSNVTLCYVSRHAQSKVSCKLNGKPILGEQLDAHVSVLTLTNVSFVSQTGSNFFCEEDRNGTQPGLVLFVAKVLEEPKGFSCETRDLKTLNCTWDPGSDTDFWKYRSQRYTLVESFSGKRQDCEHKTWCAWQVAQDSQETYNFTLLAENLFRKRSVNILFNLTHRA, from the exons TCTTGTCGGAACCTTTATCGCTGAATGTGTCCATCAATTCCACACAGCAGAGTTTGCAGCTACAATGGAGTGTCCACACCCTGACGCATCAGGAATTAAAAATGGCTTTTCAGATCGAGATCAGTAGAATTAACAAATCCAATGTCATCTGGGTG GAGAACTATAGCACCACCGTGCAGCAGAACCAGACCCTGGGCTGGACGTGGGAATCCGAGCTGCCTCTGGAATGTGCGACGCACTTTGTAAGGATACGGGGGAAGGAGGATGATCCCCGGATGCCCCAGCGGAggagctggagcagctggagctCATGGGTGGAAGCAGATG CTCAGAGTTTGCTTGGACCAAGCCCGCTGCTTGTTTTCCCTGAAGAGAAGCTGGTGGAGGAGGGCTCCAATGTCACCCTCTGTTACGTTTCCAGGCACGCCCAGAGTAAGGTGTCCTGTAAGTTGAATGGCAAGCCGATCCTCGGAGAGCAGCTGGACGCACACGTGTCTGTGCTCACCTTGACGAACGTCTCCTTCGTTAGTCAGACGGGGTCAAACTTCTTCTGTGAGGAAGACAGGAACGGCACCCAACCGGGCCTCGTTCTCTTTGTCGCCA AAGTGCTTGAGGAGCCCAAGGGCTTTTCCTGTGAGACTCGGGACTTGAAGACTTTGAACTGCACTTGGGATCCTGGGAGTGACACTGACTTTTGGAAATACCGCTCCCAACGCTACACTTTAGTTGAATC attttccgGGAAAAGGCAAGACTGTGAACACAAAACCTGGTGTGCTTGGCAAGTAGCTCAAGACTCACAAGAAACGTATAACTTCACACTCCTGGCTGAAAACCTCTTCAGGAAGAGGAGTGTCAATATCCTCTTCAACCTGACACACCGAG CGTAA
- the OSMR gene encoding oncostatin-M-specific receptor subunit beta isoform X2, with amino-acid sequence MAPVAVFQATFLLAWLPLSTYQSEVLSEPLSLNVSINSTQQSLQLQWSVHTLTHQELKMAFQIEISRINKSNVIWVENYSTTVQQNQTLGWTWESELPLECATHFVRIRGKEDDPRMPQRRSWSSWSSWVEADAQSLLGPSPLLVFPEEKLVEEGSNVTLCYVSRHAQSKVSCKLNGKPILGEQLDAHVSVLTLTNVSFVSQTGSNFFCEEDRNGTQPGLVLFVAKVLEEPKGFSCETRDLKTLNCTWDPGSDTDFWKYRSQRYTLVESFSGKRQDCEHKTWCAWQVAQDSQETYNFTLLAENLFRKRSVNILFNLTHRVRPMTPSNVFLKSVSATNASMTWKVQPLGNHSTLLCQVELHGEGRVVQHNASIRVNGEYFFSGLAPATEYAARVRCAAAEHFWKWSQWAGQKFSTLQAAPSTAPDVWRSVRSTLGACNVTLFWKPLSRSQAHGKILFYNVATESLDRPSSSMLFSIPAPANGTELSLDGCSHQIRLTASNGAGESPASVIVITGDPGNQTAEVKEERVQGTGDGVSMSWKPPPGEVIGYVVDWCAAPRESPCDLQWENLGPNATSTVISSDAFRPGVRYNFRIYGISPERRAYLLERKTGYSQELAPADNPRVAINNLTSHSFTLSWKDYATDAQPGFIRGYRIYLRSQAEQCHPGFTKAVLPDNTVCCKHDIDNPEQKTFVVKNLQPESFYEFLVTPHTRAGEGPAQAFTKVTTPDQHSHVLIRIILPMVFLLLLLTVLCYVKSQWVKETCYPDIPDPYKSSVLSLLKPKENPHLTILSVRDCVPDALEVVNKAEAGKAQVPGARKSLAEAERPQHDYISLLPTGSAAGPGPGICFENLTYNQAAPAAGSCGPVPAPHMAPPGLWGLLTAPGNVLSSLEPSYMNSPGESPAGETTLNYVSQGASPTSGHRHSPPTHPLELAPRSEYRMQMAVPPGLASPSPNENSHLSSMSLLDAGEHCR; translated from the exons TCTTGTCGGAACCTTTATCGCTGAATGTGTCCATCAATTCCACACAGCAGAGTTTGCAGCTACAATGGAGTGTCCACACCCTGACGCATCAGGAATTAAAAATGGCTTTTCAGATCGAGATCAGTAGAATTAACAAATCCAATGTCATCTGGGTG GAGAACTATAGCACCACCGTGCAGCAGAACCAGACCCTGGGCTGGACGTGGGAATCCGAGCTGCCTCTGGAATGTGCGACGCACTTTGTAAGGATACGGGGGAAGGAGGATGATCCCCGGATGCCCCAGCGGAggagctggagcagctggagctCATGGGTGGAAGCAGATG CTCAGAGTTTGCTTGGACCAAGCCCGCTGCTTGTTTTCCCTGAAGAGAAGCTGGTGGAGGAGGGCTCCAATGTCACCCTCTGTTACGTTTCCAGGCACGCCCAGAGTAAGGTGTCCTGTAAGTTGAATGGCAAGCCGATCCTCGGAGAGCAGCTGGACGCACACGTGTCTGTGCTCACCTTGACGAACGTCTCCTTCGTTAGTCAGACGGGGTCAAACTTCTTCTGTGAGGAAGACAGGAACGGCACCCAACCGGGCCTCGTTCTCTTTGTCGCCA AAGTGCTTGAGGAGCCCAAGGGCTTTTCCTGTGAGACTCGGGACTTGAAGACTTTGAACTGCACTTGGGATCCTGGGAGTGACACTGACTTTTGGAAATACCGCTCCCAACGCTACACTTTAGTTGAATC attttccgGGAAAAGGCAAGACTGTGAACACAAAACCTGGTGTGCTTGGCAAGTAGCTCAAGACTCACAAGAAACGTATAACTTCACACTCCTGGCTGAAAACCTCTTCAGGAAGAGGAGTGTCAATATCCTCTTCAACCTGACACACCGAG ttCGCCCAATGACCCCCTCTAATGTATTCCTTAAAAGCGTAAGCGCCACAAATGCCAGCATGACCTGGAAGGTACAGCCCCTGGGGAATCATTCCACGCTTTTGTGTCAGGTGGAGCTCCATGGCGAAGGACGAGTGGTACAG CACAATGCTTCCATCCGGGTGAACGGTGAGTACTTCTTCAGCGGCCTGGCCCCTGCTACAGAGTATGCGGCCCGAGTGCGCTGTGCTGCTGCCGAGCACTTCTGGAAATGGAGTCAGTGGGCTGGCCAGAAGTTCAGCACACTCCAAGCTG CTCCCTCCACGGCTCCTGATGTCTGGAGAAGCGTGAGATCAACGCTGGGAGCTTGTAATGTCACTTTATTCTGGAAG CCACTGTCCAGATCGCAGGCCCACGGGAAGATCCTGTTCTACAATGTAGCCACAGAAAGCCTGGACAGACCCTCCAGCTCCATGCTCTTTTCCATCCCCGCTCCGGCCAACGGCACAGAACTCAGCCTCGACGGGTGCTCGCACCAAATCCGCCTCACGGCCAGCAACGGTGCGGGCGAGTCTCCTGCGTCTGTGATCGTCATCACTGGGGACCCCGGGAACC AAACAGCGGAGGTGAAAGAAGAAAGAGTTCAAGGCACAGGGGACGGAGTCTCTATGTCCTGGAAACCGCCACCTGGAGAAGTCATAGGCTACGTGGTGGACTGGTGTGCCGCTCCCCGGGAGTCGCCCTGCGATCTCCAGTGGGAAAACCTGGGCCCCAATGCCACCAGCACCGTCATCAGCTCAG ATGCTTTCAGACCGGGGGTCCGATACAACTTCAGGATCTATGGAATTTCTCCAGAAAGGAGGGCCTATTTATTGGAGAGGAAGACAGGATACTCGCAGGAACTAG CTCCTGCGGACAACCCTCGCGTGGCCATAAACAACCTGACATCCCACTCCTTCACTCTGAGTTGGAAGGATTACGCCACTGACGCCCAGCCTGGTTTCATCCGAGGCTACCGCATCTACCTGCGATCCCAGGCGGAGCAGTGCCACCCAGGGTTCACAAAGGCAGTCCTCCCAG ATAACACCGTATGCTGCAAACATGACATCGACAACCCAGAGCAAAAGACATTTGTTGTGAAGAACCTGCAGCCGGAATCCTTCTACGAGTTCCTGGTCACTCCGCACACGAGGGCCGGCGAGGGCccggcccaggccttcaccaaggTCACCACCCCTGACCAGCACT cCCATGTGCTGATCCGCATCATCCTCCCCATggttttcctcctcctgctcctcacgGTCCTGTGCTACGTGAAGAGTCAGTG GGTGAAGGAGACGTGCTATCCTGACATCCCGGACCCGTACAAGAGCAGCGTCCTGTCCTTACTAAAACCCAAG GAGAACCCCCACCTGACAATCCTGAGTGTCCGTGACTGCGTCCCCGACGCGCTGGAGGTCGTGAACAAGGCCGAGGCGGGCAAGGCCCAGGTCCCCGGCGCCAGGAAGTCGCTGGCAGAAGCGGAGCGCCCGCAGCACGACTACATTTCCCTCCTGCCCACCGGGAGCGCCGCGGGCCCGGGCCCTGGCATCTGCTTCGAGAACTTGACCTACAACCAGGCAGCCCCTGCCGCTGGGTCCTGTGGCCCCGTCCCAGCACCCCACATGGCCCCCCCAGGGCTGTGGGGCCTGCTGACCGCACCTGGGAACGTGCTGAGCTCCCTAGAACCGAGCTACATGAACTCCCCGGGGGAAAGCCCAGCCGGAGAGACCACTCTGAACTACGTGTCCCAGGGGGCTTCACCCACGTCTGGACACAGGCACAGTCCCCCAACACACCCCCTCGAGCTGGCACCCCGCTCCGAGTACAGAATGCAAATGGCCGTACCCCCGGGTCTCGCCTCCCCTTCCCCGAATGAGAACAGCCATCTCTCCTCGATGAGCCTTTTGGATGCAGGCGAACACTGCCGCTAG
- the OSMR gene encoding oncostatin-M-specific receptor subunit beta isoform X1: protein MAPVAVFQATFLLAWLPLSTYQSEVLSEPLSLNVSINSTQQSLQLQWSVHTLTHQELKMAFQIEISRINKSNVIWVENYSTTVQQNQTLGWTWESELPLECATHFVRIRGKEDDPRMPQRRSWSSWSSWVEADAQSLLGPSPLLVFPEEKLVEEGSNVTLCYVSRHAQSKVSCKLNGKPILGEQLDAHVSVLTLTNVSFVSQTGSNFFCEEDRNGTQPGLVLFVAKVLEEPKGFSCETRDLKTLNCTWDPGSDTDFWKYRSQRYTLVESFSGKRQDCEHKTWCAWQVAQDSQETYNFTLLAENLFRKRSVNILFNLTHRVRPMTPSNVFLKSVSATNASMTWKVQPLGNHSTLLCQVELHGEGRVVQQHNASIRVNGEYFFSGLAPATEYAARVRCAAAEHFWKWSQWAGQKFSTLQAAPSTAPDVWRSVRSTLGACNVTLFWKPLSRSQAHGKILFYNVATESLDRPSSSMLFSIPAPANGTELSLDGCSHQIRLTASNGAGESPASVIVITGDPGNQTAEVKEERVQGTGDGVSMSWKPPPGEVIGYVVDWCAAPRESPCDLQWENLGPNATSTVISSDAFRPGVRYNFRIYGISPERRAYLLERKTGYSQELAPADNPRVAINNLTSHSFTLSWKDYATDAQPGFIRGYRIYLRSQAEQCHPGFTKAVLPDNTVCCKHDIDNPEQKTFVVKNLQPESFYEFLVTPHTRAGEGPAQAFTKVTTPDQHSHVLIRIILPMVFLLLLLTVLCYVKSQWVKETCYPDIPDPYKSSVLSLLKPKENPHLTILSVRDCVPDALEVVNKAEAGKAQVPGARKSLAEAERPQHDYISLLPTGSAAGPGPGICFENLTYNQAAPAAGSCGPVPAPHMAPPGLWGLLTAPGNVLSSLEPSYMNSPGESPAGETTLNYVSQGASPTSGHRHSPPTHPLELAPRSEYRMQMAVPPGLASPSPNENSHLSSMSLLDAGEHCR from the exons TCTTGTCGGAACCTTTATCGCTGAATGTGTCCATCAATTCCACACAGCAGAGTTTGCAGCTACAATGGAGTGTCCACACCCTGACGCATCAGGAATTAAAAATGGCTTTTCAGATCGAGATCAGTAGAATTAACAAATCCAATGTCATCTGGGTG GAGAACTATAGCACCACCGTGCAGCAGAACCAGACCCTGGGCTGGACGTGGGAATCCGAGCTGCCTCTGGAATGTGCGACGCACTTTGTAAGGATACGGGGGAAGGAGGATGATCCCCGGATGCCCCAGCGGAggagctggagcagctggagctCATGGGTGGAAGCAGATG CTCAGAGTTTGCTTGGACCAAGCCCGCTGCTTGTTTTCCCTGAAGAGAAGCTGGTGGAGGAGGGCTCCAATGTCACCCTCTGTTACGTTTCCAGGCACGCCCAGAGTAAGGTGTCCTGTAAGTTGAATGGCAAGCCGATCCTCGGAGAGCAGCTGGACGCACACGTGTCTGTGCTCACCTTGACGAACGTCTCCTTCGTTAGTCAGACGGGGTCAAACTTCTTCTGTGAGGAAGACAGGAACGGCACCCAACCGGGCCTCGTTCTCTTTGTCGCCA AAGTGCTTGAGGAGCCCAAGGGCTTTTCCTGTGAGACTCGGGACTTGAAGACTTTGAACTGCACTTGGGATCCTGGGAGTGACACTGACTTTTGGAAATACCGCTCCCAACGCTACACTTTAGTTGAATC attttccgGGAAAAGGCAAGACTGTGAACACAAAACCTGGTGTGCTTGGCAAGTAGCTCAAGACTCACAAGAAACGTATAACTTCACACTCCTGGCTGAAAACCTCTTCAGGAAGAGGAGTGTCAATATCCTCTTCAACCTGACACACCGAG ttCGCCCAATGACCCCCTCTAATGTATTCCTTAAAAGCGTAAGCGCCACAAATGCCAGCATGACCTGGAAGGTACAGCCCCTGGGGAATCATTCCACGCTTTTGTGTCAGGTGGAGCTCCATGGCGAAGGACGAGTGGTACAG CAGCACAATGCTTCCATCCGGGTGAACGGTGAGTACTTCTTCAGCGGCCTGGCCCCTGCTACAGAGTATGCGGCCCGAGTGCGCTGTGCTGCTGCCGAGCACTTCTGGAAATGGAGTCAGTGGGCTGGCCAGAAGTTCAGCACACTCCAAGCTG CTCCCTCCACGGCTCCTGATGTCTGGAGAAGCGTGAGATCAACGCTGGGAGCTTGTAATGTCACTTTATTCTGGAAG CCACTGTCCAGATCGCAGGCCCACGGGAAGATCCTGTTCTACAATGTAGCCACAGAAAGCCTGGACAGACCCTCCAGCTCCATGCTCTTTTCCATCCCCGCTCCGGCCAACGGCACAGAACTCAGCCTCGACGGGTGCTCGCACCAAATCCGCCTCACGGCCAGCAACGGTGCGGGCGAGTCTCCTGCGTCTGTGATCGTCATCACTGGGGACCCCGGGAACC AAACAGCGGAGGTGAAAGAAGAAAGAGTTCAAGGCACAGGGGACGGAGTCTCTATGTCCTGGAAACCGCCACCTGGAGAAGTCATAGGCTACGTGGTGGACTGGTGTGCCGCTCCCCGGGAGTCGCCCTGCGATCTCCAGTGGGAAAACCTGGGCCCCAATGCCACCAGCACCGTCATCAGCTCAG ATGCTTTCAGACCGGGGGTCCGATACAACTTCAGGATCTATGGAATTTCTCCAGAAAGGAGGGCCTATTTATTGGAGAGGAAGACAGGATACTCGCAGGAACTAG CTCCTGCGGACAACCCTCGCGTGGCCATAAACAACCTGACATCCCACTCCTTCACTCTGAGTTGGAAGGATTACGCCACTGACGCCCAGCCTGGTTTCATCCGAGGCTACCGCATCTACCTGCGATCCCAGGCGGAGCAGTGCCACCCAGGGTTCACAAAGGCAGTCCTCCCAG ATAACACCGTATGCTGCAAACATGACATCGACAACCCAGAGCAAAAGACATTTGTTGTGAAGAACCTGCAGCCGGAATCCTTCTACGAGTTCCTGGTCACTCCGCACACGAGGGCCGGCGAGGGCccggcccaggccttcaccaaggTCACCACCCCTGACCAGCACT cCCATGTGCTGATCCGCATCATCCTCCCCATggttttcctcctcctgctcctcacgGTCCTGTGCTACGTGAAGAGTCAGTG GGTGAAGGAGACGTGCTATCCTGACATCCCGGACCCGTACAAGAGCAGCGTCCTGTCCTTACTAAAACCCAAG GAGAACCCCCACCTGACAATCCTGAGTGTCCGTGACTGCGTCCCCGACGCGCTGGAGGTCGTGAACAAGGCCGAGGCGGGCAAGGCCCAGGTCCCCGGCGCCAGGAAGTCGCTGGCAGAAGCGGAGCGCCCGCAGCACGACTACATTTCCCTCCTGCCCACCGGGAGCGCCGCGGGCCCGGGCCCTGGCATCTGCTTCGAGAACTTGACCTACAACCAGGCAGCCCCTGCCGCTGGGTCCTGTGGCCCCGTCCCAGCACCCCACATGGCCCCCCCAGGGCTGTGGGGCCTGCTGACCGCACCTGGGAACGTGCTGAGCTCCCTAGAACCGAGCTACATGAACTCCCCGGGGGAAAGCCCAGCCGGAGAGACCACTCTGAACTACGTGTCCCAGGGGGCTTCACCCACGTCTGGACACAGGCACAGTCCCCCAACACACCCCCTCGAGCTGGCACCCCGCTCCGAGTACAGAATGCAAATGGCCGTACCCCCGGGTCTCGCCTCCCCTTCCCCGAATGAGAACAGCCATCTCTCCTCGATGAGCCTTTTGGATGCAGGCGAACACTGCCGCTAG